The proteins below are encoded in one region of Oncorhynchus kisutch isolate 150728-3 linkage group LG14, Okis_V2, whole genome shotgun sequence:
- the LOC109876421 gene encoding glycoprotein-N-acetylgalactosamine 3-beta-galactosyltransferase 1-like, translated as MITLSLVPFVSGLCIGFLSIQYFVYSDTSTAKPALFSLGNSSGVHNDKRVPRHRHSDEDRSVAASLSQNVRLLCWIMTGPKNLESRTKHIRATWGKRCNKVLYMSSVETEFPTVGLNVTEGRDQLYWKTIRAFQYIYQHHHNDYDWVLKADDDTFVVIENLRHTLSKQDPEKPVYFGRRFHPFVQQGYMSGGAGYVLSKEAVRRFIKGFDTGKCSHFSTIEDMALGKCMETMGVEPGDSRDVKGRQTFHPYPPDMYLVKEPPRKRPWYLLYDHFKPREGPECCSDHIVSFHYIYPVEMYTLVYFTYHLRPYGYKYRYNPDAAAAEIESNTTTPVSA; from the exons ATGATCACTCTTTCACTGGTACCCTTTGTGTCTGGGCTGTGTATAGGATTTCTGTCTATTCAATACTTTGTTTACTCAGACACCAGCACTGCAAAACCAGCTCTTTTCTCACTGGGTAACTCCAGTGGAGTTCATAATGACAAAAGGGTTCCAAGACACAGACACTCAG ATGAGGACAGGAGTGTTGCAGCCAGCCTGTCCCAAAATGTACGACTACTATGTTGGATCATGACTGGGCCTAAGAACCTGGAGTCCAGAACCAAACACATCCGGGCCACCTGGGGCAAACGATGCAACAAAGTCCTCTACATGAGCTCAGTGGAGACAGAATTCCCCACGGTGGGGCTCAACGTAACTGAGGGACGAGACCAGCTCTACTGGAAGACCATCAGAGCCTTCCAGTACatctaccaacaccaccacaacgACTATGACTGGGTCCTCAAAGCCGACGATGACACGTTCGTGGTCATCGAGAACCTCCGACACACATTGTCTAAACAGGACCCGGAGAAGCCTGTATACTTTGGGAGAAGGTTCCACCCGTTCGTCCAGCAGGGTTACATGAGTGGTGGAGCCGGCTATGTCCTCAGTAAAGAAGCCGTCAGAAGGTTCATCAAGGGATTCGACACTGGGAAATGTTCCCACTTCTCCACCATAGAAGACATGGCTCTAGGGAAGTGTATGGAGACTATGGGTGTGGAGCCGGGGGACTCCAGAGATGTGAAGGGAAGGCAGACGTTTCATCCCTACCCACCAGACATGTACCTGGTCAAAGAGCCACCCAGAAAACGGCCCTGGTATCTCTTATACGACCACTTCAAACCAAGAGAG GGCCCAGAATGTTGTTCAGATCACATCGTATCATTTCACTACATCTACCCTGTAGAGATGTACACGCTGGTATACTTCACCTATCATCTACGGCCCTATGGATACAAGTACAGGTACAACCCTGATGCTGCAGCAGCTGAAATTGAGAGTAACACCACCACACCTGTCTCTGCTTAA